The proteins below are encoded in one region of Paenibacillus albus:
- a CDS encoding DHA2 family efflux MFS transporter permease subunit: MSTNALAGTNDIKKGPLLFVMILGAFIAILNQTIMSVALPELMIDFKIEASTAQWLTTGYMLVNGVLIPITAYLMQRFTTRELFQASMIIFLIGTIVSAVAPGFDLLLTGRLVQAAGAGIIMPLLMNVILTVFPPDKRGAAMGMVGLSIIFAPAIGPTIAGYVLRDYSWRWLFYGMIPFAVLVIVVGYFYLKNVAERSYPKLNIGGVFLSTIGFGALLYGFSRAGKLGWSSTEVILSIILGVVALVVFSWLQLLSKSPLLDLRSFKYNMFTLTTIINIAVTMVMYADMMLLPLYLQNARGFTALESGVLMLPGALLMGLMMPVAGRLFDRFGAKWLSIIGMAITIVTTLGFVNLTDSTSYTYLVLMSTGRRLGMALFLMPITTAGLNQLPARLNAHGTAISNTIKQVAGGVGTSLLVTIMSTRTKTHMTDMMASGGSGSQEHMIMEATIQGINDAYLVIVGIGLVGLVLAFFIKRTGRPEDEKAIVPEPELAS; encoded by the coding sequence ATGAGTACCAATGCATTAGCGGGCACAAACGACATTAAGAAAGGTCCACTCTTATTCGTTATGATTCTCGGGGCATTTATTGCCATATTGAATCAGACTATTATGAGCGTCGCGCTTCCCGAACTGATGATCGATTTCAAGATCGAGGCATCTACAGCGCAATGGCTGACAACCGGCTACATGCTGGTAAACGGGGTCCTGATCCCGATTACGGCATATCTCATGCAGCGCTTTACGACCCGGGAGCTTTTCCAGGCTTCCATGATTATTTTCCTAATCGGAACCATTGTTTCCGCGGTAGCGCCAGGCTTTGATCTCTTGTTAACAGGTCGTCTGGTTCAAGCCGCTGGAGCAGGTATCATTATGCCGTTGTTAATGAACGTTATTTTAACAGTGTTTCCTCCTGATAAGCGAGGCGCTGCGATGGGGATGGTTGGACTATCCATCATCTTCGCACCGGCGATCGGGCCGACAATTGCTGGATACGTCTTGCGAGATTACTCCTGGCGTTGGCTGTTCTATGGCATGATTCCGTTTGCCGTGCTCGTCATCGTCGTTGGTTATTTCTATCTGAAAAATGTAGCTGAACGATCCTATCCAAAGCTCAATATTGGCGGTGTATTCCTCTCCACAATTGGATTTGGTGCCTTATTGTATGGTTTTAGCCGTGCCGGTAAATTAGGATGGTCAAGTACAGAGGTCATCTTATCCATTATCCTAGGCGTTGTTGCTTTGGTTGTCTTTTCATGGTTGCAGCTCCTATCCAAGAGTCCGCTTCTTGACTTGCGCTCATTCAAGTACAATATGTTCACGCTGACGACGATCATTAATATCGCGGTTACTATGGTTATGTATGCAGATATGATGCTGCTGCCTCTTTACTTGCAAAACGCACGTGGCTTCACGGCTCTTGAATCTGGTGTGCTCATGCTCCCAGGAGCGCTGCTTATGGGACTTATGATGCCGGTTGCAGGCAGACTATTCGATCGCTTCGGTGCAAAATGGTTATCCATTATCGGAATGGCGATTACGATCGTTACGACACTTGGATTCGTCAATTTGACCGATTCTACCAGCTACACGTATTTGGTTCTGATGTCTACAGGACGTCGTTTGGGTATGGCTCTGTTCCTTATGCCGATCACGACAGCTGGCTTGAATCAACTGCCTGCAAGATTGAATGCGCATGGTACGGCGATCTCGAACACCATCAAACAGGTTGCCGGAGGCGTTGGTACTTCCTTACTCGTCACGATTATGTCGACTAGAACGAAGACGCATATGACAGACATGATGGCATCAGGCGGATCAGGCTCGCAGGAGCATATGATCATGGAAGCGACGATTCAGGGAATCAACGATGCTTACTTGGTCATTGTTGGAATTGGCCTAGTCGGTCTGGTCCTTGCATTCTTTATTAAACGAACCGGTCGGCCGGAAGATGAGAAAGCAATTGTTCCCGAACCGGAACTGGCTAGCTAA